One genomic region from Diabrotica undecimpunctata isolate CICGRU chromosome 9, icDiaUnde3, whole genome shotgun sequence encodes:
- the LOC140451242 gene encoding uncharacterized protein, whose product MPSYYKRKSTVERGKWSEEALQTAVAAIRENRMGLNRAALAYGIPRSSIQRRMKNNDLKKHNRLGPSSTLGDEIEMKLVLHIKKLQKYGFSPTRDHVRTVAFELAEKFNVSHKFNRNNNKAGFDWLQSFLRRHPDISVRKGQGVSLDRTKGLNHEVVK is encoded by the coding sequence ATGCCTTCATATTATAAGCGGAAATCTACTGTTGAAAGAGGTAAATGGAGCGAAGAAGCACTACAAACTGCGGTTGCAGCTATCAGAGAAAATCGCATGGGACTAAATCGAGCTGCATTAGCTTATGGCATACCTCGAAGTAGCATACAGAGAAGAATGAAAAATAACGATCTAAAAAAACACAATCGTCTTGGACCTTCTTCAACTCTTGGGGATGAGATCGAGATGAAATTAGTGCTGCATATTAAGAAATTGCAAAAGTATGGTTTTTCACCCACTCGTGACCATGTACGAACTGTGGCGTTTGAGTTAGCAGAAAAATTTAATGTAAGCCACAAATTCAATAGAAACAACAATAAAGCTGGTTTTGACTGGTTGCAGTCTTTTTTACGGCGCCATCCAGACATATCAGTGCGAAAAGGTCAAGGAGTTTCTTTGGATAGGACAAAAGGATTAAACCACGAGGTAGTTAAATAG